Within Takifugu flavidus isolate HTHZ2018 chromosome 12, ASM371156v2, whole genome shotgun sequence, the genomic segment CAGTCAGGGTGTGATCGCTCACAGCGCCGAGTTCGCCACAGAGAAGTGCTTCAGTCACATCGTAGGGCTTCATCTCCGTCTCCCTGACAGCCCCAGTGGGGCAGCACTTCCATAAATGCCCCTGTTCCGTGCGTCAGGTGTCTCTGGAGTTCAGCGGTTCCACGGCCGCCCCCGGGGGGCAGATCGGCCTCCAGATTAGGGCGGAGCCAAACGCTGTCTGTGGCCTGAGCGCTGTGGACCGCAGCGTCTTCGTCAAGGAACCGGAGAGGATTCTGAATGCAGACAACGTGACTGACCGACCACGTaccaaatattaaatattattattccATTAACGCGTTTAAACTTTTCCTGTCAGATATTCAGCCTGTTGCCGGCCAAGAGACACATGTCTTACATGGTCCAGGACCCCAACCCTTGTCTGCCGGTGAGAATGAGAAGGTCCATTTTGCCGATGCCTGAAGGGCAAGATGATCCTTATCAAGTTTTCCAGGTactgtcaaaaacaaacaaaccttttgCTCTCATCATCCTGGGAGCATGCTaacgatgctaatgctaatcaacGCTGTTGGTCGTGTAGAGAAACGGGCTGAAGATGGTGACAAACCTGTTCATCCGCATGCCGTCATGCCTCAGCTTCAAAGGGAGGAACTACCACTTTGGTCACTACTACATGAAGGAGATGCACAGCCCGATGATGCCTGTCGCAGAACCTGGTCAAGACGGTGATGACAGTGACGGTGGCGTTGGCGGTGGCGCTTCCCCCCCTGCCGGCAGCTTAATAGTGACGGTCCGCACTTTCTTCCCTGAGACCTGGTTATGGGACATGTTTGAAACCGGGTGAGTGTTTCTAACGACGGAACTTTGGACCTGCAGAACACGGCCACTTCAGTCCAACACTGTCCTCCTTTAAGGTTCTGGTTCCCTCCAGGATTTAAGAGCTCGTCTCTCTATTTCAGAGCGTCTGGAACAGTAGACAAGGTCGAGAAGGTCCCTGACACCATCACCACCTGGGAGGCGGAGACCTTCTGCATGTCCTCCCAGGGTTTCGGCTTGGCCCCCCGTGCAGACCTCAAGGTCTTCCAGCCCTTCTTCCTGGAGCTGTCCCTGCCGTACTCCATCATCCGTGGGGAGCGCTTTGACCTGAAGGCCACGGTGTTCAACTACCTGACCAGGTGCATCATGGTGAGGCCTGTTCACTCGTGCCGAGAGGAGGAACCTCTCCTCGTTTTAAGCTTCCTGTTGTCATTGGGTtcgtctgtgtgtctgcagctgacGGTGACTCCGGCAGAATCGGCCCATTACCAGCTGGTGCCGCTCTCTGGTGACCAgtacacttcctgtctgtgtggcaACGAACGCAAGACTGTCAGGTGGGCCATGGCGGTGGCGACCCTAGGTGAGCGCCAGGCCCTAATGGGGCCTTTTTGGGGATTCCAGCAGGGGCAGAGGTTGACCAGTGTGCCGTTTACCGGTGGCTAGGGGTCCTGGAGGTGTCCGTGACCGCCGAGGCCGTAGCCTCACCTGTGTCCTGCAACAACGAGGTGGTGTCGGTGCCCGACAGCGGACGCATCGACAGAGTCCAGCGTACTCTCATCGTGAAGGTGGGCCAGCAAACGGGTGGGAGTCCAGATGAAGGGTGCTGTGTTCCTCACACGTGTGCTTTCCTGTTCAGGCTGAGGGACTGGAGATGGAGCAGACTCACACCTGGCTGCTCTGCCCCAAAGGTCCGGTGGTTTAAAATGAGGGCGCGTCCCGTTTGGCTGTCTGAAGCTTTTGTCTCTGTGCACAGGAGgggaactggaggaggaagcaacgATTGACCTTCCCAAGAACGTGATCAAGGGGTCTGCTCGTGGCTCTGTGTCGGTCGTGGGTGAGTCTGTGTTCCTCTGGGACCTTTGAAGCAGGTTTCTTGTCTTTGCTCATCAAAGCCCCGGAGAGAAGACGTGTTGGTTTCTAACCTCTCGTTGCTGGTTGAGGTGACGTCATGGGCCGAGCACTGAAGAACCTGGAAGGGCAGCTGAGGATGCCATACGGCTGTGGTGAGCAGAACATGGCTCGCCTGGCCCCCAACATCTACATCCTTCAGTATCTGGAGAAGACAAAGCAGCTGACTCCTGCCATCAGGGAGAAGGCCCTGGAGTTCCTCCGGTCAGGTGAGGGCTTTGGCTGGCCACCAGCGCAGCAGGAACCGTTCTCTCTGATCCTTCAGCCATCTCCATCCACCCTCAGGCTATCAGAGGCAGCTCAACTATAGGCACATCAATGGAGCCTACAGCTCATTCGGGGTGGGAGAGGGCAACATCTGGTGAGGATCTGACTGAGAGCAGGACAAACATCGCAGCCACGCGTCCTCATTTGGCCACGTCTGCTCATCTCGCCGTGTTCTTAGGCTGACCACCTTTGTGCTGAGGTCTTTTGCTAAAGCCAGAGAGTACATATACATCGACCAGTCGACCATGAGCACGACGGAGAATTGGCTGAAGAAGAAGCAACGAGAGAACGGCTGCTTTGAGCTGGTGGGAGCTCTGTTCAacaggaggatgaaggtgagCGGGGTCATCGGTCATCTTTAGGAGTGGCCTGAACGTCCGCCAAACTCGCCGCCACACGGGaactctgcttctcttccccAGGGTGGGGTGTCAGATGAAGTCACCCTCACTGCCTACATCACCGCTAGCTTCTTGGAGATGAACGTGCCTGCAAATGTGAGTGGACCTCCGCAGGGAACCGCTGCTCACGCTGGCCAACAGGCTAATAGCTCCTCTGTTGGACCTCGTGCAGGATCCGATGGTGGACAAGAGCTTGTCTTGCCTCAAGGCGTCTATTGACAAAGATGGCTTCGCTAACATCTACACCACAACGCTGATGGCCTACGTTTTCACCCTGGCCGGGGACGTGGTCACTCGAACTCGCCTCCTGAACCACCTCAGCAGCAAAGCCAAAGCAAAGGGTGAGTCGGTCTCTTCGTGGACGCGGGCGGATCTCAAATccagctcctgtgtgtgtgtgtaggagattTACTGTACTGGGAGCAGACGTCGGGAGAGGACTCGCCCTCTCTGTCAGTGGAGATCAGCTCGTACATGGTTCTGGCCCAACTCAGCGCTAATCCCACACTGGAGGAGCTGGGCTACGCCACCCGCATCATCCGATGGATCTCAACGCAGCAGAACTACTACGGAGGCTTCTACAGCACACAGGTACGTGTGGAGGGTTAGAACCTGCAGGACCAAGCCCACACAGGCCTCTTGATGGGTGTGTGCAGGACTCGGTGGTGGCCCTTCAGGCTCTGGCTCTCAGCGCCACTCTGATCTTCAGCACCGATGGGTCCACCCAGGTGACGGTCACCTCCCCCAGCACCTCCCATCTTTTTATGGTCACCAAGGACAACAAGTTGCTCTTACAAGAGAAGGAGCTGAAAAAGATCGAGGGAAAACACCGTCTGAAAGCGACTGGAACCGGATGTGCTGTAGTTCAGGTGAGTAGTTGAGAAGTACGTTGATGATCGACCCGTTTTTAACATGAAACCCTTCACACTCGAAAGCAGGAAATGAGCCAACACGTCGCTGTAGAAGGTTAAATCGGAGCGCCCTTTGGTCACTAACGGGCAGACTTTTATTCATCTTTCTCCAGTTTTCTATCAACTACAACGTCCCAACCCCCAACGAAGTCAGCACGTTCTCATTAGAGGCCTCGGAATCGGCCAACTGTGCCAGAACCTCAATGACTCTGGAGATAACGTCCAGGTACGAGAGCGAGGCCGGCGTTCTCAAATCTGGATCTTAACTGTAGTTGTGACTCAAGCCTCCATCGTTTCACGTCTCTTCAGATTTACTGGAAGGGCGGCCAGTTCAAACATGGTGATCCTGGACCTTAAGATACTCTCTGGGTTCACGCTGGACCACGGCGCTCTGGAAAGTGTGAGTGTCCGTCCTTTTCTTCTGAGCCCAACAACGTGAGCGTCATCCAATGTTGTTTCCTCGCAGCTTGGAGGTCCCAACAAGAACCGCGTTGAGCTCAACAATGACCACGTCCTCGTGTACATACCCGAGGTGGGACGAAGCCGCCGGGTCAGCAGATCTGGAGCGCTGGAGTCTTTGGTGgtgatgcttttgtgttttgttgctcTGCCAACAGATGAAGAAGGACAAAGTCGTCTCCCACAGAGTTTCGCTCATACAGGAGTTCCGGGTTACGGGCCAAAAACCAGCTGTGATCAAGATCTATGACTACTACGAGCCAAGTAAACTTAATCACCACAGAGAACGTCGGCCCCGTTCCCCTAATGTCCTGATACTAGCTCATCTTTTTGGTCTGTCTTCCGcctttcctcctctcattttttggtttttctttcaggCAACAAGGCAGAAACAGAATACACCTACCCCTGTTCTTCAGGTAACAGTTGTTCATTCCACATCAGAAATGGCAGCAAGCATAAATCCGCCTCATGTCCAGTGGAAACGAGAAATAACTAGATAATTGAATCAAGAAAAGTAATGTGGACGTGCACTTTTCAGTtggattgttttatttcttttgcagGTTGAATTGGACGTGGTCATCATGTTTAATAAAGTTTACTCTAAAGCTCAGCACATTTCCATTTCTccttatttaaacacacacgaGAGAATGAAATAAAGTGAAAACTGCCAAAATCattctaaatatatataaagtCATATCGGCAGCATTATAATTAACACTAACCTAAACGCTAAACCTTACATCATTGCTggtctctctctcacgcacgcgcgcgcgcacgcactaCGAACGATTTCAGCACGTTTgattctgcagcaggaaccagGTCTGACCGCTAGAGGGCGCTAAAGTACCGATGAAAGTGATGAAAGCGAAAGGAGTCGCTGAAATACGCTTTTAAACGTTCCAGGAAGAGTCGATAGTTCGGCACgtaatgttttaatgttttaaaatgaaataataaaatagtgACTCACTATGAGATGCAAagtaataatataatattattTGTGGAAGCTTTTCGGTTTAGGTCGGGATTCCTGGTCGTCATCGATTTGCCGATTAAACGTTCTACTTTCCCCACATTTGAGGAAAAGAATGCCTTTAAAATTGTGTGCAAACAAGCTCTGAAAAGCCTTTGGtactttcaaaatgaaaaaaaatattgtcGGTGTCACAAAAACATAGCGCTGTCAAATGACGTCACTTCCGGGATAAACGCTAGAGCAAAATGACAGCTGGTTTGTTTTTATCGAGAAAAATCCAGAATCGACACTAAAGGTTTGTGAACCGGCGGCCTGCTTCAGCAGCAACGGTGCTGTTATTACACCGTGTTGTTATTACCGCATGCTTATTACCGCCGCGCGTTTATAGGGAGGAAATTCCTGCGTTGAGCCGCTGCTGGTCCAACAGATCCGGACCGTCTGTCATCAAAGACTTTCCGCTCATTACTCACGCTTTCATCTATTTACTCACGCTTTCATCTATTTACTCACGCTTTCATCTATTTAATCCTGCTGAGAttgtggctcttttttttcattttaaaagagttTAAGTTTAAAGCAGGTGCTCTGAATTCTTTGCTTATTTACTTGTCTGGTGACTGATTCCGTTAAATGAATCAGTCATAATAACAGGGAAATATGAACTTGTTGGACAAACGTTGTTGAGCAAACACGTTGATATTACGAGCAGAAAGGATGAATTTCCAGCAAAGATCCAAACTCACAAAAtccgtttatttatttatttattgcacaGGTAGTGACGTGTAGGTGTGCATTTGACCGGCACTAATACTGCAGACTgaagaaaagcaacaaatattattattattgttattattattattattattattattattattattattatttggttttgtgttatttttctcTGAATTTTCCCTCATTTTCGGGGTGTTTTCCGTGGACCACAGGCAGGAGACGTTCCCACCTTTAACTTCCTGCAACACAGGTAATAAATGACCATGatgacaaaaacagcaacatgttTTTACAGTCCCACAGAACCATCTACAGACAGAGACCGGGTCTGATCAGAGGCTAGGGTGCTtggccttcctcctcctcctcctcctcctcttcctcctcctcctcctcctcctcctcctcctctcctccttctcttcctcctcctcctcctcctcctcttcctcctcctctcctcctcctcttcctcctcctcctcttcctcctcctcctcctcctcctcctcctccattagTCCAGAACAGAAGAGCTCATGTGCTCCAGGTGCATCAGTGGTTCCTGCTCCAGGATTTGGGGGAAGCCCTGATCAGTGTGATCGTGTGTGTCGTCATGGCAGCcgtgaactttgaacttttgTTCTTCAGAGTCATGGAGTGGTTCCCTCAGCTCCGTCTGGCAGGTGCCCGTGTGCTCACCTGCCACCGGCTTTAGACGCCTTCACGCTTTAGTTTCAGCTCCTGTTGTTCCCTCACCTGTCAGCATCAGTaaactcctcccccttctcccgcCAGGACGTCCGTCAGCACCAAAGCCGTGATTCCACCAAGTGAAGGTCTCCTCAGGTGAGTCCAGCAGCATTTGCAGAACCTCAGAACTGCTGCTTTAGGTTcctcttctgtgtggagacacaGTGAAAGGCCTCAGTGAGCGTTCACTCTTCCAGAGAAGCGCTCAGATGTTTCCggctcttctctttctccacaGACGTTTTTAAACTTCAGTAAAGTTCGTAAATTGAGACGCTCACTATTGAACCCACGCAGGCGGCGCAGAAGGAAGCAGCCATGGAGGACATGGAGGGCCACACGTTCGTAGAGGTGATGAGCGAGAAGTACAGCCCGGACAACTTTCCGTACCGCCGGGGGCCCGGGATGGGCGTGGTCGTGGTGCCCGTGGCCGGTCCTCAAGGTTCTCCCATGAAAGGTGAGTCTCCTGAG encodes:
- the LOC130534950 gene encoding alpha-2-macroglobulin-like codes for the protein MAPPGSQTWAWSLCLLLSWMAFDHVAASPQYLVAIPSILEAEGVSRICASLLKPNETLTMTVSLKSKELNITLMQMVSGQEFHMCREFEVPSIEKDEVKMLEVEVQGDTFHSRESQKVLVKRFKPASFIQTDKPIYIPGQTVHFRVISLDSMLRPSALLYNTIALEDPNGVRIAQWLNQTAEGKILQLSHKLNSEAAEGSYQIRVEADGEQARRWFKVEKYVLPKFEITITSDAEVNILQDAFEVKVCAKYTYGQPVPGTAIVEVCRGLRRYYVGINDPNNPLAGISEPCHKQRKQTNRNGCATFAVLMFHYTKLDNKVVNDRLKITADVAEEGTEVRLAQQKDVGISYTAGTLSFLDTHTVYRKESSVRGKIKAVFYNNTPIANTPVYLFEGEVWSSRRLRNLTTDRNGVAAFSFCPGRLKGDPKGDLWLQASVTPKLQYIPYRAVHYRTERHLVSLLQDQSLNSKIISSLDLKAGTSPLPCGQEQDVTVVYTIAGEAEGEMDLIYLVLSRGNIVLQGAKKLTIEDHTVTEGAFIFKLQVSSDMSPEVQVVAYAVLPSQGVIAHSAEFATEKCFSHIVSLEFSGSTAAPGGQIGLQIRAEPNAVCGLSAVDRSVFVKEPERILNADNIFSLLPAKRHMSYMVQDPNPCLPVRMRRSILPMPEGQDDPYQVFQRNGLKMVTNLFIRMPSCLSFKGRNYHFGHYYMKEMHSPMMPVAEPGQDGDDSDGGVGGGASPPAGSLIVTVRTFFPETWLWDMFETGASGTVDKVEKVPDTITTWEAETFCMSSQGFGLAPRADLKVFQPFFLELSLPYSIIRGERFDLKATVFNYLTRCIMLTVTPAESAHYQLVPLSGDQYTSCLCGNERKTVRWAMAVATLGVLEVSVTAEAVASPVSCNNEVVSVPDSGRIDRVQRTLIVKAEGLEMEQTHTWLLCPKGGELEEEATIDLPKNVIKGSARGSVSVVGDVMGRALKNLEGQLRMPYGCGEQNMARLAPNIYILQYLEKTKQLTPAIREKALEFLRSGYQRQLNYRHINGAYSSFGVGEGNIWLTTFVLRSFAKAREYIYIDQSTMSTTENWLKKKQRENGCFELVGALFNRRMKGGVSDEVTLTAYITASFLEMNVPANDPMVDKSLSCLKASIDKDGFANIYTTTLMAYVFTLAGDVVTRTRLLNHLSSKAKAKGDLLYWEQTSGEDSPSLSVEISSYMVLAQLSANPTLEELGYATRIIRWISTQQNYYGGFYSTQDSVVALQALALSATLIFSTDGSTQVTVTSPSTSHLFMVTKDNKLLLQEKELKKIEGKHRLKATGTGCAVVQFSINYNVPTPNEVSTFSLEASESANCARTSMTLEITSRFTGRAASSNMVILDLKILSGFTLDHGALESLGGPNKNRVELNNDHVLVYIPEMKKDKVVSHRVSLIQEFRVTGQKPAVIKIYDYYEPSNKAETEYTYPCSSG